A window of Notolabrus celidotus isolate fNotCel1 chromosome 11, fNotCel1.pri, whole genome shotgun sequence contains these coding sequences:
- the ribc1 gene encoding RIB43A-like with coiled-coils protein 1: MYKVDLPIDQSIEKAVQRRRSAETARKARVFNTRLRVMGLDTDALNQQVQEKKHQQNMEMQRDQAFEKLRICHDEALVQQKTGEEEKRAALHTDLTQYWATHQRVEDSCDADLKCGLKGAFRITIPESELGPASMQIFQGEDVGREQRRREQIRKAEEDLRAQKEEHERRRMRDKQRETLVSKELVYQDLMGVQLYTQEEECKKAARVALDNCNQALAVDRAQNLEEQHRREERENVAEVWHTLTSDMMTECPEAAVRQVGEGRPPQVLVDKWKGMRPEQLSAIHRGREEQRVEKQRQYEAEKAQNAAWECRLLKQLREVEEEEKRAAELRREKRLQTDLYNMQLAREQQAHQDYLNKQLYTNKPSKDYFHQFNTSSR, encoded by the exons ATGTACAAAGTGGATTTGCCCATAGACCAGTCCATAGAAAAGGCTGTGCAAAGGAGAAGGTCTGCAGAGACAGCACGCAAGGCCCGAGTGTTCAACACAAGGCTCCGTGTTATGGGCCTCGATACTGATGCTCTCAACCAACAGGTCCAAGAGAAAAAACACCAGCAGAACATGGAGATGCAAAGAGACCAAGCTTTTG AGAAGCTAAGGATCTGTCACGATGAAGCACTGGTGCAACAAAAAACTGGTGAGGAAGAGAAGCGAGCAGCTTTACACACCGACCTGACCCAGTATTGGGCCACTCATCAGCGTGTGGAGGACTCTTGTGATGCTGACCTCAAGTGTGGCCTGAAGGGGGCGTTCAGGATCACCATTCCAGAGAGTGAGCTGGGGCCGGCCAGTATGCAAATTTTTCAG GGCGAGGATGTGGGACGGGAGCAAAGGAGGAGGGAACAGATAAGAAAGgcagaagaagacctgagagcaCAGAAGGAAGAACATGAGAGGAGGCGTATGCGTGACAAGCAACGAG AGACGCTTGTGAGCAAAGAGCTGGTGTATCAGGACCTCATGGGGGTTCAGCTgtacacacaggaggaggagtgtaAGAAAGCTGCCCGTGTTGCCCTCGACAACTGCAATCAAGCTCTG GCTGTAGACCGGGCACAGAACCTGGAGGAACagcacaggagagaggagagggagaatgtGGCTGAAGTGTGGCACACATTGACATCAGACATGATGACAGAGTGTCCAGAGGCAGCCGTGAGACAGGTGGGAGAGGGGAGGCCACCCCAGGTTCTGGTAGACAAGTGGAAGGGGATGAGACCTGAGCAGCTGAGTGCCAtccacagagggagagaagaacaGCGTGTTGAAAAACAG AGACAGTATGAAGCTGAGAAGGCTCAGAATGCAGCGTGGGAGTGCCGGCTCCTAAAGCAGTTGAgagaagtggaggaggaggagaagagagcggcagagctgaggagagagaagagacttCAGACAGACCTCTACAACATGCAGCTGGCCAGGGAACAGCAGGCACA TCAGGATTACCTGAACAAGCAGCTGTACACCAACAAACCCAGCAAGGACTACTTCCATCAGTTCAACACCAGCTCCCGCTGA